Proteins encoded within one genomic window of Flavobacterium sp. NG2:
- a CDS encoding superoxide dismutase, with amino-acid sequence MAFELPQLPYAYAALEPHIDARTMEIHHSKHHNAYTTNLNAAIAGTDMEGKTIENILINLDMSNGAVRNNGGGFYNHNLFWSVMAPNAGGLPTGELLAAIESAFGSFEEFKAKFSKAGATQFGSGWAWLCVQKGGKLDVCGTPNQDNPLMPGVGCGGTPILGMDVWEHAYYLNYQNRRPDYIEAFFNVINWTEVARRYASEK; translated from the coding sequence ATGGCTTTTGAATTACCACAATTACCTTATGCATATGCAGCTTTAGAACCACATATTGATGCAAGAACAATGGAAATCCACCATTCTAAGCACCATAATGCTTATACTACCAATTTGAATGCAGCTATTGCTGGAACAGATATGGAAGGAAAAACAATTGAAAACATCCTTATTAATCTTGACATGAGTAATGGAGCTGTTCGTAACAATGGTGGTGGTTTCTACAACCACAACTTGTTTTGGTCAGTAATGGCACCAAACGCTGGTGGATTACCTACTGGAGAATTGTTAGCTGCTATCGAAAGTGCTTTTGGTTCTTTTGAAGAATTTAAAGCTAAATTTAGCAAAGCAGGAGCAACACAATTTGGTTCAGGATGGGCTTGGCTATGTGTACAAAAAGGTGGAAAACTAGATGTTTGTGGAACTCCAAACCAAGACAACCCTTTAATGCCAGGTGTAGGTTGCGGTGGAACTCCAATCTTAGGAATGGACGTTTGGGAGCATGCTTACTACTTAAACTACCAAAACAGAAGACCAGATTATATTGAAGCTTTTTTCAATGTTATTAACTGGACTGAAGTAGCTAGAAGATACGCTTCAGAGAAATAA
- a CDS encoding ComF family protein, whose amino-acid sequence MLQPFINLFFPPICAGCNALLFTNENIVCTHCRHEITMTNHHETVENEAYKKFYGRIAIEHASALFYFHKKGIVQELIHNLKYRGHEEIGTLIGEWYIDDLKNIPTLKTAQSIIPVPLHPKKLRERGYNQVSTFGKALAKGLDIEYNDQLLLRKLYTKTQSKKNLLGRTEGIETLFDVNFTESDHNKHYILIDDVITTGATLEACCRALQKIPNIKISIICMAMAQS is encoded by the coding sequence ATGTTACAACCCTTTATAAACCTATTCTTCCCTCCAATTTGTGCGGGCTGTAACGCACTGCTCTTTACCAATGAAAACATCGTTTGCACACATTGTCGCCATGAAATCACAATGACAAACCATCATGAAACTGTAGAAAATGAAGCTTACAAAAAATTTTATGGCAGAATAGCAATCGAACACGCTTCGGCTTTGTTTTATTTCCATAAAAAAGGAATAGTCCAAGAACTCATTCATAATCTAAAATATCGAGGTCATGAAGAAATTGGTACATTAATAGGAGAATGGTACATTGACGACTTGAAAAACATTCCGACATTAAAAACAGCACAATCCATTATCCCTGTTCCACTTCACCCTAAAAAACTTCGCGAACGGGGCTACAACCAAGTTAGTACTTTTGGAAAAGCACTAGCAAAAGGATTAGATATCGAATACAATGACCAATTATTGTTACGAAAACTATACACAAAAACCCAATCAAAAAAAAACTTACTAGGCAGGACAGAAGGAATAGAAACACTATTTGATGTAAACTTCACAGAAAGCGACCATAATAAACATTATATTTTAATTGACGATGTTATCACTACTGGAGCTACACTTGAAGCCTGCTGTAGGGCATTGCAAAAAATTCCCAATATCAAAATTAGTATAATATGTATGGCTATGGCACAATCATAA
- a CDS encoding glycine--tRNA ligase, producing the protein MAKQEDIFKNVVSHAKEYGFIFPSSEVYDGLSAVYDYAQNGVELKKNIREYWWKAMVQMNDNIVGLDAAILMHPTTWKASGHVDAFNDPLIDNKDSKKRYRADVLIEDYAEKLNQKAIKEIEKARVRFGEAFNEQEFVSTNARVVEYKAKEREILERMARSLGNEDLADVKALIEELEIACPDSGSRNWTEVKQFNLMFGTKLGASADSAMDLYLRPETAQGIFVNFLNVQKSGRMKVPFGIAQTGKAFRNEIVARQFIFRMREFEQMEMQFFVRPGEEMKHYEFWKEARLKWHLSLGLGKENYRFHDHEKLAHYANAAADIEFNFPFGFKELEGIHSRTDFDLKAHEQYSGRKLQYFDAELNKNYVPYVVETSVGLDRMFLAVFATSLKEEVLEDGSSRTVLKLPSVLAPTKAAVLPLVKKDGLPEIAHQIIADLKWDFNVAYDEKDAVGRRYRRQDALGTPFCITVDHQTIEDQTVTIRHRDTMKQDRVNIADLKSIIENEVAVKNWLMKM; encoded by the coding sequence ATGGCAAAACAAGAAGATATTTTTAAGAATGTAGTTTCGCATGCAAAAGAGTACGGATTTATTTTTCCGTCTAGCGAAGTTTACGATGGTTTAAGTGCTGTATATGATTACGCACAAAACGGAGTTGAGTTAAAAAAGAACATACGTGAATATTGGTGGAAGGCCATGGTTCAAATGAACGATAATATTGTAGGACTAGATGCTGCAATATTGATGCATCCAACTACTTGGAAAGCGTCAGGTCACGTAGATGCTTTTAATGACCCGTTAATAGATAATAAAGATTCAAAAAAACGATATAGAGCGGATGTTTTGATTGAAGATTATGCTGAAAAGCTGAATCAAAAGGCAATCAAGGAAATCGAAAAAGCGAGAGTTCGTTTTGGAGAGGCTTTTAATGAGCAAGAATTCGTTTCTACAAACGCAAGAGTAGTTGAATACAAAGCCAAAGAAAGAGAGATTCTTGAACGTATGGCTCGTTCTCTTGGCAATGAAGATTTGGCTGATGTGAAAGCTTTGATTGAAGAATTGGAAATTGCTTGTCCAGATTCGGGATCACGTAATTGGACCGAAGTGAAGCAATTTAATTTGATGTTTGGAACCAAATTAGGTGCCTCGGCTGATTCAGCAATGGATTTGTATTTACGACCAGAAACGGCTCAAGGTATTTTTGTAAATTTCTTGAATGTTCAAAAATCAGGGCGAATGAAGGTTCCTTTTGGAATTGCTCAAACAGGTAAGGCGTTTCGAAATGAGATTGTTGCGAGACAATTTATTTTCCGTATGCGTGAGTTTGAACAAATGGAAATGCAATTTTTTGTGCGTCCAGGTGAAGAGATGAAACATTACGAGTTTTGGAAAGAAGCAAGACTTAAGTGGCATTTGTCACTTGGTTTAGGTAAAGAGAACTACCGTTTTCATGACCATGAGAAATTAGCGCATTATGCTAATGCTGCAGCAGATATTGAATTTAATTTCCCTTTCGGTTTCAAAGAATTAGAAGGAATTCACTCTCGTACTGATTTTGACTTAAAAGCACATGAACAATATTCTGGTAGAAAATTACAGTATTTTGATGCAGAGTTAAATAAAAATTATGTGCCGTATGTTGTAGAAACTTCAGTAGGATTAGATAGAATGTTCTTGGCTGTTTTTGCTACTTCATTAAAAGAAGAAGTATTAGAGGATGGTTCGTCAAGAACTGTTTTAAAATTGCCATCAGTTTTAGCGCCAACTAAAGCGGCAGTTCTACCATTGGTTAAAAAAGATGGATTACCTGAAATAGCGCATCAAATCATCGCAGATTTAAAATGGGATTTCAATGTAGCCTATGATGAAAAAGATGCGGTAGGAAGACGTTACAGAAGACAAGATGCCTTAGGGACGCCGTTTTGTATCACAGTAGATCATCAGACTATCGAGGATCAAACGGTAACCATTCGTCATAGAGACACAATGAAGCAAGATCGAGTTAATATTGCTGATTTGAAATCAATAATAGAAAATGAAGTAGCTGTGAAAAATTGGCTAATGAAAATGTAA
- a CDS encoding LytTR family DNA-binding domain-containing protein: MNYSYVIVDDNQESVLETKAVADGFSELTFLASANNYEEGLNIILEHNPQLVFLEIDPADKKSNLSLVLINELYRYLKVVPKIIVTTKKKDLAFDAIQYEVADYIIKPVSRVHLIKTILKLEKSSAVEESVTVLPQLAIEPPIVPVVQQETTAQKEPLILCIKSYGDYRYIDTRDIAYFQADNNSTDIHLNNGEMITAFKTLKHFEGVLSYPFVRIHNSYIVNSHCISRIHTGNSVCYIKNTAIKLPFSKSYKGNIDLIIAEISSGNYLEI; encoded by the coding sequence ATGAATTACTCGTACGTTATTGTTGACGATAATCAAGAGAGTGTCTTAGAAACCAAAGCAGTTGCGGATGGTTTTTCGGAGCTTACTTTTTTGGCTTCAGCAAATAATTACGAAGAAGGGTTGAATATAATATTAGAACACAATCCACAATTGGTTTTTCTTGAAATTGATCCCGCTGATAAAAAGAGTAATCTTTCTTTAGTACTTATTAACGAATTGTATCGTTACCTCAAAGTAGTTCCCAAAATAATAGTTACCACAAAGAAAAAAGATTTGGCATTTGATGCTATTCAGTACGAAGTAGCGGATTATATAATAAAGCCAGTTTCTAGGGTTCATTTAATTAAAACGATTCTCAAGTTAGAAAAATCAAGTGCAGTTGAGGAATCGGTAACAGTATTACCGCAACTGGCAATTGAGCCGCCTATTGTTCCTGTAGTTCAACAAGAAACAACAGCTCAAAAAGAACCGCTTATATTATGTATTAAGTCGTACGGAGACTATAGGTATATCGATACGCGAGACATCGCTTATTTCCAAGCGGATAATAATTCGACCGATATCCATTTGAATAATGGCGAAATGATTACTGCTTTTAAAACTTTAAAGCATTTTGAAGGGGTGTTATCGTATCCTTTTGTGCGCATTCATAACAGTTATATTGTGAATAGTCATTGTATTTCGAGGATACATACCGGAAATTCAGTGTGTTATATTAAAAATACTGCTATAAAACTACCTTTCTCTAAATCTTATAAGGGAAATATCGACCTAATTATAGCTGAAATTTCAAGTGGTAACTACCTAGAAATTTAA
- a CDS encoding 3-oxoacyl-ACP reductase codes for MKKSIASIGLLALVMVLTSFTTPETTLDGGGIVSNRKLDLNGGGIVSNRKLDLDGGGIVSNRKSDLNGGGIVSNRKSDLNGGGIVSNRKLDLNGGGIVSNRKLD; via the coding sequence ATGAAAAAGTCAATCGCATCAATCGGATTATTAGCATTAGTAATGGTTTTAACTTCATTCACAACTCCTGAAACTACTTTAGATGGTGGAGGAATTGTAAGTAATAGAAAATTAGATTTAAATGGTGGAGGAATTGTAAGTAATAGAAAATTAGATTTAGATGGTGGAGGAATTGTGAGTAATAGAAAATCAGATTTAAATGGTGGAGGAATTGTAAGTAATAGAAAATCAGATTTAAATGGTGGAGGAATTGTAAGCAATAGAAAATTAGATTTAAATGGTGGAGGAATTGTAAGTAATAGAAAGCTAGATTAA
- a CDS encoding tetratricopeptide repeat protein — translation MSRYLYIILFLFIIIGCSKKKTTYKPIDSNSDSLAIYFDLANDEKLATSDRQLYAKKAFLTVVNQTNDSMHRVNLLRVANRYYNMGDMGEFEKSVRVLLKQSLAAKDTTYIAKSYSYLGDYYGGIMMPDSAYMYYFKAEKSFLLLNDAYNLGRTRLNKAGLQYNQSDYSGSEIAVFNVIRGINGIEAKELLFESYNLLGLIYSELEEFDKAIEYNDKAYASIDNAVISGIFQAKSMSLNNTGLVYQRMKNHRKAIYYFEQGLNQKDLLIGNPSTYATLLDNIAYSKFKLNEFNEIPELFYKSLKIRDSLDLQNGKITSLLHLSEFYAYKKDTLKALQFSNEALKTAQISKNPRNFLSPLKQLAVLEPKRAAEYTKEYLRLNDSLQKIERSMGNKFTRIEYETDKIKGEYSDLEVKNRNLVYVFSGLIIFGMFLYIIKAQKTKTRELLYKQQQQKANEDIYNLMINQQNAIDANRVEEKKRVAQELHDGVLGRMFGVRMNLDSLNRFNDDMAIEQRNAYITELKNIEQDIREISHDLNREKSELINNFVAIVDNLFEEQRKTFASKLISNIDSSIKWDLLSNAIKINVFRIIQESIQNINKYANAKTITVELKKIKGDLRLIVKDDGIGFNTKLKKKGIGVQNMISRTKECKGEFNIKSKQGEGTEITITVPIEKQIPS, via the coding sequence TTGTCAAGATATTTATACATAATATTGTTTTTGTTTATTATTATAGGTTGTTCTAAAAAGAAAACGACTTATAAGCCTATTGATTCCAATTCGGATAGTTTAGCTATATATTTTGATTTGGCTAATGATGAAAAACTAGCTACGTCTGACAGGCAATTATATGCCAAGAAGGCATTTCTAACAGTTGTTAATCAGACAAACGATTCGATGCATCGTGTCAATCTACTTCGTGTTGCCAATCGATATTATAATATGGGCGACATGGGCGAATTTGAAAAATCAGTTCGAGTCTTGTTAAAACAGTCTTTAGCTGCAAAAGACACTACTTATATTGCCAAATCCTATTCTTATTTAGGAGATTACTACGGAGGTATAATGATGCCGGATAGTGCGTATATGTACTATTTTAAGGCGGAAAAATCATTTTTGTTGCTTAATGATGCCTATAATCTAGGGCGTACGAGATTGAATAAAGCTGGATTGCAGTACAATCAAAGCGACTATTCAGGTAGTGAAATAGCTGTTTTCAACGTTATTAGAGGGATTAATGGGATTGAAGCTAAAGAATTGTTATTTGAATCCTATAATTTACTAGGTTTGATTTATAGTGAATTAGAAGAGTTTGATAAAGCTATTGAATATAATGACAAGGCATATGCTTCAATTGATAATGCCGTTATTTCAGGTATATTTCAAGCAAAATCTATGAGTTTGAATAATACGGGATTAGTTTATCAACGAATGAAAAATCACCGTAAGGCAATTTATTATTTTGAGCAAGGTTTAAATCAAAAGGATCTGTTAATTGGGAATCCTTCAACGTATGCTACTTTATTAGATAATATTGCTTATTCAAAATTTAAATTGAATGAGTTTAATGAGATTCCAGAATTATTTTACAAGTCACTAAAGATAAGAGATAGTTTAGATCTTCAAAATGGAAAAATCACAAGTTTATTGCATTTATCGGAGTTTTATGCCTATAAAAAGGATACCCTCAAAGCGTTACAGTTTTCAAATGAGGCCTTAAAGACAGCTCAAATTTCAAAAAATCCTAGGAATTTTTTATCGCCTTTAAAACAACTGGCTGTTTTAGAACCTAAGCGAGCAGCTGAATATACCAAAGAATACCTACGTTTGAATGATAGTCTACAGAAGATAGAACGGAGTATGGGGAATAAATTCACTAGAATCGAATATGAAACGGATAAGATAAAAGGAGAGTATTCAGATTTAGAGGTAAAAAATCGAAATTTGGTATATGTTTTTAGTGGTTTAATCATATTTGGAATGTTCTTATACATTATTAAAGCACAAAAAACTAAAACTAGAGAGCTGCTTTACAAACAACAACAGCAAAAAGCAAACGAAGATATTTATAACTTGATGATCAATCAGCAAAATGCAATCGATGCCAATCGAGTAGAGGAGAAAAAACGGGTTGCTCAAGAATTACATGACGGAGTTTTGGGCAGAATGTTTGGTGTTCGAATGAATTTAGATAGCTTGAATAGGTTTAATGATGATATGGCAATCGAACAAAGAAATGCCTATATAACCGAATTAAAAAATATTGAACAAGATATTCGTGAAATTTCTCATGACTTGAATAGGGAAAAATCAGAATTAATTAATAACTTCGTTGCAATCGTAGATAATTTATTCGAAGAACAACGTAAAACCTTTGCTTCAAAATTAATTTCCAATATTGATTCATCTATTAAATGGGACTTATTGTCGAATGCGATTAAGATTAATGTATTTAGAATTATTCAAGAATCAATTCAGAATATTAATAAATATGCCAATGCAAAAACCATTACGGTTGAATTGAAAAAAATAAAAGGTGATTTAAGACTGATAGTAAAGGATGATGGGATTGGCTTTAATACCAAATTGAAAAAGAAAGGCATTGGAGTTCAAAATATGATTTCTAGAACTAAAGAATGCAAAGGTGAATTTAATATAAAATCAAAACAAGGTGAGGGTACAGAAATTACTATAACTGTTCCAATCGAAAAACAAATACCATCTTAA
- a CDS encoding response regulator yields MGSNSTTTTKIKNNILIVDDHPFIIQGYKNAITRYEPDNYEFTISEAKDCESAYHVITNPESSFDIAFLDISMPSYEEKNLYSGEDLAKLILDHMPNCKIIMLTMFTEFLKLKTLICNVNPRGLVIKNDLTFDELLLAFDKVIKNQVYYSKSILEMLESHDNTIEIDLFDKQILFHLSKGTKTNALTQYIPISLNAIEVRKLNLKELLNISEGSDEDLVKAAKNKGLIF; encoded by the coding sequence ATGGGATCGAATTCTACTACCACAACTAAAATTAAAAACAACATCTTAATTGTTGATGATCATCCGTTTATTATCCAAGGATATAAAAATGCAATTACTAGGTATGAACCTGATAATTATGAATTTACAATATCCGAAGCTAAAGATTGTGAATCAGCTTATCATGTAATTACAAATCCTGAGTCTTCCTTTGATATCGCTTTTTTAGATATCAGTATGCCTTCATATGAAGAAAAGAATTTGTACTCTGGGGAAGATTTAGCAAAGTTGATTTTGGATCATATGCCCAATTGCAAGATTATTATGCTAACCATGTTTACTGAATTTTTGAAGTTAAAGACCTTGATTTGCAATGTAAATCCAAGAGGGTTAGTCATCAAAAATGATTTGACTTTTGATGAACTACTGCTTGCTTTTGATAAAGTTATAAAGAACCAGGTATACTATAGTAAGTCTATTTTGGAGATGCTGGAGTCTCATGATAATACTATTGAAATAGATTTATTTGATAAACAAATATTATTTCATTTGTCAAAAGGTACTAAGACCAATGCTCTTACTCAATATATTCCGATTTCTTTGAATGCCATTGAAGTTCGAAAATTAAATTTAAAAGAATTATTGAACATAAGTGAAGGTAGCGATGAAGATCTTGTCAAAGCGGCAAAAAATAAAGGATTGATATTTTAG
- a CDS encoding glycosyltransferase family 2 protein encodes MISIVLFLNCLLYILSIIALYYGFFKIKHFKSFGLKPITKFTIIVPFRNEAANLPILLESISKLNYPLDLFEVILVDDDSTEKIQISNFKFQISVINNVRKSNSPKKDAIRTAMELVTTNWVITTDADCIVPQNWLLTYDNYIQQNELEMLAGAVTHQVQDSFLHHFQQLDLASLQAATIGGFGLGHGFMCNGANFGYTKTFFHELNGFDGNDKIASGDDVFLLQKAIIQSAEKVHYLKSKEAIVSTQPVSSWKLLFYQRVRWASKASSYQSRFAIGLGFAVIAGNFAIVLGILFLTLGLFTFQSFIFVCLSKFIVDSIMIYDANRFLSGDKIRYLLLSSLIYPFFNLSVALYSLFGKYEWKGRVFKK; translated from the coding sequence ATGATTTCAATTGTTTTATTTTTAAACTGTCTGCTTTATATTCTCTCTATCATAGCATTGTATTATGGTTTTTTCAAAATAAAACATTTTAAATCCTTTGGCTTAAAGCCAATAACAAAATTCACCATTATAGTTCCTTTTCGTAATGAAGCAGCTAATTTGCCTATTCTTTTGGAAAGTATTTCAAAATTAAATTACCCTCTAGATTTGTTTGAAGTTATTTTAGTTGATGATGATTCAACCGAAAAGATTCAAATTTCAAATTTCAAATTCCAGATTTCAGTTATAAATAATGTTCGAAAATCCAATTCTCCTAAGAAAGATGCAATTAGGACCGCGATGGAATTAGTGACTACAAATTGGGTAATTACAACTGATGCTGATTGTATTGTTCCACAAAATTGGTTGTTGACTTATGATAATTATATTCAACAAAATGAGTTAGAAATGCTCGCAGGAGCCGTTACTCACCAAGTTCAGGATTCCTTTTTACATCATTTTCAACAACTAGATTTGGCGAGTTTACAAGCTGCTACCATTGGTGGTTTTGGCTTGGGGCATGGATTTATGTGTAATGGGGCTAATTTTGGGTATACTAAAACTTTTTTTCATGAACTCAACGGTTTTGATGGGAATGATAAAATTGCTAGTGGAGATGATGTTTTTTTGTTACAAAAGGCAATTATTCAGTCAGCAGAAAAGGTTCATTATTTGAAATCTAAAGAAGCTATTGTTAGTACGCAGCCGGTAAGTAGTTGGAAGTTATTATTTTATCAAAGAGTGCGATGGGCTTCTAAAGCGAGTTCCTATCAAAGTCGGTTTGCTATAGGATTGGGTTTTGCTGTTATCGCTGGAAATTTTGCGATTGTTTTGGGAATTCTATTTTTGACTTTGGGTTTGTTTACTTTTCAAAGTTTTATTTTTGTCTGCTTGTCAAAATTTATTGTTGACAGTATTATGATTTATGATGCTAATCGTTTTTTGAGTGGTGACAAAATTCGTTATTTGCTTTTAAGTAGCCTGATTTATCCTTTTTTTAATCTAAGCGTGGCATTATACTCTTTGTTTGGGAAGTATGAATGGAAAGGAAGAGTTTTTAAGAAGTAA
- a CDS encoding DUF4184 family protein has translation MPFTFSHAAVVLPYLKNKKLSATALIAGTMSPDFEYFFRMKMQSQISHTFIGIFILDLPLALMVMFLFHQIIKRSLIQNLPAFFQKRMYELANSNWLTYFKNNAFIVFYSFILGTLTHILWDSITHWDGFLVQRSTFLSSSLYGIPLYSLAQHLSSLIGMICILYFFYRLPESKEDTHLINWKYWLWSLFSTVVFFAIRLSFGIQQDEIATIVVSLISSGVLGLSVGGLVFKNNRIITS, from the coding sequence ATGCCATTTACATTTTCACATGCAGCTGTTGTTTTGCCTTATTTAAAAAACAAAAAACTGTCTGCAACAGCTTTAATAGCAGGCACGATGTCTCCTGATTTTGAATATTTTTTTCGAATGAAAATGCAAAGTCAAATCAGTCATACATTTATAGGTATATTTATACTCGACTTGCCCTTAGCCCTAATGGTCATGTTCTTATTTCATCAAATTATTAAAAGAAGCTTAATTCAAAACTTACCTGCTTTTTTTCAAAAAAGAATGTATGAACTAGCAAATTCAAACTGGCTAACCTATTTCAAAAACAATGCTTTCATTGTGTTTTATTCTTTTATACTCGGTACATTAACCCATATTTTATGGGACTCAATAACGCATTGGGATGGTTTTTTGGTCCAAAGGTCAACATTTTTAAGCAGCTCACTTTATGGCATCCCACTATATAGTTTAGCACAACATCTGAGTTCTTTGATAGGAATGATTTGCATACTATATTTTTTCTATCGACTCCCAGAATCAAAAGAAGATACACATCTTATAAATTGGAAATACTGGCTGTGGAGTTTGTTTAGCACAGTAGTATTCTTCGCTATTCGTTTGTCTTTTGGAATTCAACAAGATGAGATTGCCACAATCGTAGTAAGTTTGATATCTTCAGGAGTTCTAGGACTTTCAGTGGGAGGATTAGTATTCAAAAACAATAGAATAATTACTTCTTAA
- the mscL gene encoding large conductance mechanosensitive channel protein MscL, whose protein sequence is MGFFSDFKASLMKGDVLSLATAVVIGGAFGKVIGSAVEDIIMPIVGLLTGGVDFTTKFISLDGNSYETLDAAKEAGAAVLTYGNLVQAVINFVIIAFFVFVVLRAAEAMKKKEEAAPAPPAGPTQEELLTQIRDLLKK, encoded by the coding sequence ATGGGATTTTTCAGCGATTTTAAAGCTTCTTTGATGAAAGGAGACGTTTTAAGTTTAGCAACCGCCGTAGTAATTGGCGGAGCTTTTGGTAAAGTTATTGGTTCAGCAGTTGAAGATATCATCATGCCAATAGTAGGTTTACTTACAGGTGGTGTCGATTTTACAACTAAATTTATCTCACTTGATGGTAATTCATATGAAACTCTTGACGCAGCCAAAGAAGCAGGCGCAGCAGTATTAACTTATGGAAACTTAGTGCAAGCTGTTATCAATTTTGTAATTATTGCTTTCTTTGTATTTGTTGTTTTAAGAGCAGCAGAAGCAATGAAAAAGAAAGAAGAAGCGGCACCAGCCCCTCCAGCAGGTCCAACACAAGAGGAATTGCTAACTCAAATTAGAGATTTATTAAAAAAATAA